The following are from one region of the Mycolicibacterium diernhoferi genome:
- a CDS encoding helix-turn-helix transcriptional regulator, with protein MSERKPTELAEFLSARRARLTPQDAGLEEPGGRRRVPGLRREELARLAGVSVDYYTRLEQGRSPSASAEVLDALATVLQLNDAERQHLHRLAKPPTAQRRKRSRPQSVDPATLRLLELLDQVWSPAFVLGRRLDVLAHNRLAGALITEFRELPAKLRNQARFVFFDPHARELYADWAEVAADTVAMLRLDAGRYPDDERLSELIGELSIHSTEFRTWWSRHKVERRTTGRKTYHHPLVGELTVNYQALNPAGDPDQILFVYSTDAGSDDETALRLLANWRDAGTGRAGAARTAH; from the coding sequence ATGTCCGAGCGCAAACCGACGGAGCTGGCCGAGTTCCTCAGTGCCCGGCGGGCGCGTCTCACCCCGCAGGACGCGGGTCTGGAGGAGCCCGGTGGGCGTCGGCGCGTGCCCGGTCTGCGGCGTGAGGAGCTGGCCCGGCTGGCCGGGGTCAGCGTCGACTACTACACCCGGCTGGAACAGGGGCGCAGTCCCAGCGCCTCGGCCGAGGTGCTGGATGCGTTGGCGACCGTCCTGCAACTCAATGACGCCGAACGCCAGCACCTGCACCGACTGGCCAAACCGCCGACGGCTCAGCGGCGCAAACGATCCCGACCGCAATCGGTGGATCCGGCCACCCTGCGGCTGCTGGAACTGCTCGATCAGGTGTGGTCGCCGGCGTTCGTGCTCGGCCGTCGCCTCGACGTGCTGGCGCACAACCGGCTCGCCGGAGCGCTGATCACCGAATTCCGGGAGCTGCCGGCCAAACTGCGGAATCAGGCCCGCTTCGTGTTCTTCGATCCGCATGCCCGTGAGCTGTACGCGGACTGGGCCGAGGTGGCCGCCGATACGGTCGCCATGCTGCGGCTGGACGCCGGGCGTTATCCCGACGACGAGCGGCTGTCCGAGCTGATCGGCGAGTTGTCGATCCACTCCACCGAATTCCGCACCTGGTGGTCCAGACACAAGGTCGAACGACGCACCACCGGACGCAAGACCTACCACCATCCGCTGGTGGGGGAGCTCACGGTGAACTATCAGGCGCTCAACCCCGCCGGTGATCCGGATCAGATCCTGTTCGTCTACAGCACCGATGCCGGGTCGGACGATGAGACCGCGCTGCGACTGCTGGCGAATTGGCGGGATGCCGGCACAGGTCGCGCCGGCGCCGCACGCACGGCTCACTGA
- a CDS encoding MFS transporter produces MSSSSVSDRGASSSAVSGCSRRDLVRVRLAVIAVFMTFGISIAAWAVHLPSLQRATGISTAMLGTVILLHGLGALVGMQVSGPLSDRWGSGRLALGTAPLMAACMPLPFLTDSVGWVFCGALAFGIATGGAEVSMNAAGVALERVYQRPIMSSFHGMFSIGNVIGSGIAAIGFLVEASTVVMTGLMAAVGITLMVAASTWLRHPMLAEAAEAPDAPEAPDAAAVSGQRSPRKSGKSRVLLLGALAFLCLLCEGSAMDWSSLHAQEHLGASPAQGAMAFAAFVSSMTIGRLVVDRIAHRVGAVAVVRYGSVLVVAGALLVVTATMLPFTMLGWALFGLGLAGSAPLVFSAAGNLGPDSGRVLSRVVGMGYLAFLAGPALVGWIGEVTSLNTALFIPVVAGAVCVLAAGTVRREDHVAPAQQSGATPPVR; encoded by the coding sequence ATGTCTTCGTCTTCGGTAAGTGACCGCGGCGCGTCGTCGTCTGCGGTATCGGGCTGCTCCCGGCGGGACCTGGTGCGGGTGCGCTTGGCCGTGATCGCGGTGTTCATGACCTTCGGGATCTCGATTGCCGCCTGGGCGGTGCACCTGCCCTCGCTGCAGCGTGCCACCGGAATCTCCACCGCCATGCTCGGTACCGTCATTCTGTTGCACGGGCTCGGCGCCTTGGTCGGCATGCAGGTCTCCGGGCCGCTGTCCGACCGGTGGGGCTCGGGAAGGCTCGCCCTGGGGACGGCCCCGTTGATGGCGGCATGCATGCCACTGCCGTTCCTCACCGACAGCGTGGGATGGGTGTTCTGCGGGGCGTTGGCGTTCGGCATCGCCACCGGCGGAGCCGAGGTCTCCATGAATGCTGCGGGGGTCGCCCTGGAGCGGGTGTACCAACGCCCGATCATGTCCTCCTTCCACGGCATGTTCTCGATCGGCAATGTGATCGGATCCGGCATCGCCGCAATAGGTTTCCTGGTCGAGGCGTCGACCGTGGTGATGACGGGGCTGATGGCCGCCGTGGGCATCACCTTGATGGTGGCGGCATCGACCTGGCTACGCCATCCGATGCTGGCCGAAGCTGCGGAGGCCCCCGACGCCCCCGAGGCCCCCGACGCCGCCGCGGTGTCGGGGCAACGGTCGCCGCGGAAGTCGGGCAAGAGCCGTGTGCTGCTGCTCGGCGCGCTGGCGTTCCTGTGCCTGCTGTGTGAAGGCTCGGCCATGGATTGGTCGAGTTTGCATGCTCAAGAGCATCTCGGTGCGTCCCCGGCACAGGGTGCGATGGCGTTCGCGGCGTTCGTCTCGTCGATGACAATCGGTCGGCTCGTCGTGGACCGGATCGCCCATCGCGTCGGTGCGGTGGCGGTGGTCCGCTACGGCAGCGTGCTCGTGGTCGCCGGCGCACTGCTGGTGGTGACGGCGACCATGCTGCCGTTCACCATGCTGGGGTGGGCCTTGTTCGGCCTCGGGTTGGCCGGTAGTGCCCCTCTGGTGTTCAGCGCCGCGGGCAATCTCGGGCCGGACTCGGGACGGGTATTGAGCCGCGTGGTCGGCATGGGGTACCTGGCCTTCCTGGCCGGACCGGCGCTGGTGGGGTGGATCGGCGAGGTCACGTCGCTGAACACCGCGCTGTTCATCCCCGTCGTGGCCGGGGCGGTGTGTGTCCTCGCGGCAGGCACCGTCCGCCGCGAGGATCACGTCGCACCGGCTCAACAGTCCGGCGCTACACCGCCTGTTCGGTAG
- a CDS encoding zinc-dependent alcohol dehydrogenase — protein sequence MLAARLHAVGDLRVATEADPGDAPAGWSLLAVTSVGICGSDLHWFTDGGIGENRIERPVVPGHEFAARALTGPHAGRRVAVDPAIPCDICELCRMGHHNLCPTVQFAGHGTVDGALQEYLVWPDHLLHPLPDELSNDAGALLEPLGVAIHAADVAHLRPGADVLIVGAGPIGVLATQVALRRGASRVFVTEPLAHRRETALRHGAAAAWSPLGGADAVRDATDGRGVDVVIELAGTDAAIAAAVAAVRPGGRVALAGIPAHDASSFPAAAARRKGLTFAMVRRMKDTYPRAIAMAAGGLDLDGLVTARHGLGAVANAFDAAAQRRGDKVVVVVTGG from the coding sequence ATGCTGGCCGCGAGGCTGCACGCGGTCGGTGACCTGCGGGTGGCGACCGAAGCCGACCCCGGGGACGCACCGGCGGGGTGGTCGCTGCTGGCAGTGACTTCGGTCGGCATCTGCGGCTCCGATCTGCACTGGTTCACCGACGGCGGCATCGGGGAGAACCGGATCGAACGTCCCGTGGTGCCGGGGCACGAGTTCGCGGCGCGTGCGCTGACAGGTCCCCATGCGGGCCGACGGGTGGCCGTCGATCCGGCCATCCCCTGTGACATCTGCGAACTCTGCCGGATGGGCCACCACAATCTCTGTCCAACAGTGCAGTTCGCCGGACACGGCACGGTCGACGGGGCGTTGCAGGAGTACCTGGTGTGGCCGGATCACCTGTTGCATCCACTCCCGGACGAACTGAGCAACGATGCGGGGGCGCTCCTGGAACCGCTGGGGGTGGCCATCCACGCGGCCGACGTCGCCCACCTGCGGCCCGGGGCCGATGTGCTGATCGTGGGTGCCGGCCCGATCGGTGTCCTGGCGACCCAGGTGGCTCTTCGGCGTGGTGCATCCCGAGTGTTCGTGACCGAACCGCTGGCCCACCGGCGCGAAACCGCCCTGCGTCACGGTGCGGCGGCGGCGTGGTCGCCGCTGGGGGGAGCCGACGCTGTTCGCGATGCCACCGACGGACGCGGCGTCGACGTGGTGATCGAACTGGCCGGCACCGATGCGGCGATCGCCGCCGCGGTGGCTGCCGTTCGGCCGGGTGGTCGGGTGGCACTTGCCGGCATCCCCGCACACGATGCCTCGTCGTTCCCGGCCGCGGCGGCACGGCGAAAGGGCCTGACGTTCGCGATGGTGCGCCGGATGAAGGACACCTACCCGCGGGCGATCGCCATGGCCGCCGGCGGGCTGGACCTCGACGGGTTGGTCACCGCGCGCCATGGTCTGGGTGCGGTGGCGAACGCGTTCGACGCCGCCGCGCAGCGCCGCGGTGACAAGGTTGTGGTGGTGGTCACCGGCGGGTGA
- a CDS encoding TetR/AcrR family transcriptional regulator: MTASTPKVRAARTRGRPRDDRLDAAIIDAAIAETAAKGWGGATIEGIAARAGVGRASIYRRWSSKYELFQYVARAITQESEAADTGSFVEDLFAALLPIADMLTRPDLAAILPSLLAEAANDDAIRTTVQTFAGRCRRQAIDAVHRARHRGDIPDSTDADALVDMLAGGLVYRRLLLGETTDAAAVRALIRQAVQSCSTDIGKGEQR, from the coding sequence GTGACGGCGAGCACACCGAAGGTGCGGGCAGCGCGCACGCGGGGGCGGCCCCGTGACGACCGGCTGGACGCGGCGATCATCGACGCCGCGATCGCCGAGACCGCCGCCAAGGGCTGGGGTGGCGCAACCATCGAGGGCATCGCCGCCCGCGCCGGGGTCGGCCGCGCATCGATCTACCGCCGCTGGTCGAGCAAGTACGAGCTGTTCCAGTACGTCGCGCGGGCCATCACCCAGGAATCCGAGGCCGCCGACACCGGCTCCTTCGTCGAGGACCTCTTCGCCGCGCTGCTACCCATCGCCGACATGCTGACCCGGCCCGACCTCGCGGCCATCCTGCCCTCGCTGCTCGCCGAGGCGGCCAACGACGATGCGATCCGTACGACGGTGCAGACCTTCGCCGGACGGTGCCGCCGGCAGGCGATCGACGCGGTGCACCGGGCCCGGCATCGCGGTGACATCCCGGACTCCACCGACGCCGACGCGCTGGTGGACATGTTGGCCGGTGGGCTCGTCTACCGGCGGCTGCTGCTCGGTGAGACCACCGACGCGGCGGCGGTGCGGGCACTCATCCGCCAGGCAGTGCAGAGCTGCTCCACAGATATCGGGAAAGGGGAACAACGTTGA
- the araA gene encoding L-arabinose isomerase → MISSRLVTSQVWLITGSQSMYGPDTLDQVADQSRQIAEILDASSEIPVEVRWLPVVTDAEQIARVLSAANTAEGCIGVIAWMHTFSPAKMWIRGLKSLRKPLLHLHTQFGVELPWQSIDMNFMNLNQAAHGDREFGYIQSRLSTSRKTIAGHVSDPRTRLRIGSWARAALGTAELSTLRVARFGDNMRGVAVTEGDKVEAEAHFGASIDTYGVNDLVEAVERVRPVEVDKLISEYEHTYRVAGELLRGGDRHRSLRHGAQIELGLRNFLADGGFHAFTTNFEDLGGLRQLPGLAVQRLMVDGYGFGGEGDWKTAMMLRTVKVMAEGLPGGTSFMEDYTYDLTPGRERILGAHMLEVCPSIAAATPTLEVHPLSIGDREDPVRLRFTAAPGDAVILGICDMGTRFRLVANEVRVTEPEQELPNLPVACAVWEPKPCWSTSAESWLMAGAPHHTVLTTAVGTEVIEDFATMTDTELLVIDDTTTVRGFGHELKWNDVYHHVAAGL, encoded by the coding sequence ATGATCTCGTCCCGCCTCGTCACCAGCCAGGTCTGGCTGATCACCGGCAGTCAGTCGATGTACGGCCCCGACACCCTCGACCAGGTTGCCGACCAGTCCAGGCAGATCGCCGAAATACTGGATGCCAGTAGCGAGATCCCGGTGGAGGTGCGCTGGTTGCCCGTCGTCACCGACGCCGAGCAGATCGCGCGGGTCCTCAGTGCCGCGAACACCGCCGAGGGCTGTATCGGCGTCATCGCCTGGATGCACACCTTCTCCCCGGCGAAGATGTGGATCCGCGGGCTCAAGTCGCTGCGTAAGCCACTGCTGCACCTGCACACCCAGTTCGGCGTCGAACTGCCCTGGCAGAGCATCGACATGAACTTCATGAACCTCAACCAAGCTGCGCACGGCGACCGGGAATTCGGCTACATCCAGTCCCGGCTGTCCACCTCGCGCAAGACGATCGCCGGGCACGTCAGCGATCCACGGACGCGCCTGCGGATCGGGTCGTGGGCACGCGCCGCGCTGGGCACAGCCGAGTTGTCGACGCTCAGGGTGGCCCGCTTCGGTGACAACATGCGCGGCGTGGCGGTCACCGAAGGCGACAAAGTGGAGGCAGAGGCGCATTTCGGCGCATCGATCGACACCTACGGGGTGAACGACCTCGTGGAGGCGGTCGAACGGGTACGGCCCGTCGAGGTCGACAAACTGATCAGCGAGTACGAGCACACCTACCGGGTGGCTGGTGAACTGCTGCGTGGTGGTGACCGCCATCGGTCGCTGCGGCACGGCGCCCAGATCGAACTCGGTCTGCGAAACTTCCTGGCCGACGGTGGTTTCCATGCCTTCACCACCAACTTCGAAGACCTCGGCGGGTTACGGCAACTGCCGGGGTTGGCGGTACAGCGGTTGATGGTCGACGGCTACGGCTTCGGCGGCGAGGGTGACTGGAAGACCGCGATGATGCTGCGCACCGTGAAGGTGATGGCCGAAGGCCTGCCCGGCGGCACGTCGTTCATGGAGGACTACACCTACGATCTGACGCCCGGCCGCGAGCGGATCCTGGGTGCGCACATGCTGGAGGTGTGCCCGAGCATCGCCGCGGCCACCCCGACGCTGGAGGTGCACCCACTGTCGATCGGTGATCGCGAGGATCCCGTCCGGTTGCGGTTCACCGCCGCACCCGGCGACGCGGTGATCCTGGGCATCTGCGATATGGGCACCCGGTTCCGTCTGGTGGCCAACGAAGTTCGGGTCACCGAACCGGAGCAGGAGTTGCCCAATCTGCCGGTGGCGTGCGCGGTCTGGGAGCCCAAGCCGTGCTGGTCGACATCTGCCGAGTCGTGGCTGATGGCGGGCGCCCCGCACCACACCGTGCTGACGACCGCCGTCGGGACCGAGGTGATCGAGGATTTCGCCACGATGACCGACACCGAACTGCTCGTCATCGACGACACCACCACGGTGCGGGGCTTCGGGCACGAGCTGAAGTGGAACGACGTGTACCACCATGTTGCTGCCGGCCTCTGA
- a CDS encoding SDR family oxidoreductase — MSTVLTTAPLTGRVAVVTGASSGIGAATAERLATLGATVAVAARRADSLDALVARITEAGGAALALPLDVTDREAVLTAAGKVADTFGPADLVFNNAGVQLISPVEDARFDQWDRQIDLNITGVMNVIGAFVPQLIESAAHGKPADLITTSSIAATRVLEKFSVYSGTKAYISQLTRLLRVELGRKKVRVSTIEPGMVDTELPSHVTDPDATRLMADLIREIDVLTAADVAETVGFVAAVPRHVNLTEITILPTEQAV, encoded by the coding sequence ATGTCCACCGTCCTCACCACCGCCCCGCTGACCGGACGCGTCGCCGTCGTCACCGGAGCATCCAGCGGCATCGGCGCCGCCACCGCCGAAAGGCTGGCCACGCTCGGGGCCACGGTCGCCGTGGCCGCCCGCCGCGCGGACAGCCTCGACGCGTTGGTCGCCCGGATCACCGAAGCCGGGGGCGCCGCGCTGGCGCTGCCACTCGATGTCACCGACCGGGAAGCCGTCCTCACCGCCGCCGGGAAGGTGGCCGACACATTCGGCCCCGCGGACCTGGTGTTCAACAATGCCGGGGTTCAGCTCATCTCGCCGGTCGAGGACGCCCGGTTCGACCAGTGGGACCGACAGATCGACCTGAACATCACCGGGGTCATGAACGTGATCGGGGCGTTCGTCCCGCAGTTGATCGAGTCGGCCGCGCACGGGAAACCGGCGGACCTGATCACCACCTCGTCGATCGCGGCGACCCGGGTGTTGGAGAAATTCTCGGTGTACTCCGGGACCAAGGCCTACATCAGTCAGCTCACCCGGCTGCTGCGGGTGGAGCTGGGCCGAAAGAAGGTGCGGGTCAGCACCATCGAGCCGGGCATGGTCGACACCGAATTGCCCTCGCATGTCACCGATCCCGACGCGACCCGGCTGATGGCCGATCTGATCCGGGAGATCGACGTGCTCACCGCGGCGGATGTCGCCGAGACGGTCGGCTTCGTCGCGGCGGTGCCGCGGCACGTCAACCTCACCGAGATCACCATCCTGCCTACCGAACAGGCGGTGTAG